The genome window atctaaattttgtatgaattttaaagtcaattttttaacgaaaaataaaattgaatttgaagcGATGAAAAAGAAATGCAATTACGACAATTACAATTGTCTTTTGAAATGTGTATCTGTCGCATGAAAGCTACaatcataatgtttataaaatagttggtttttttgttttagggGACGATTAATTACGTTACAGTGTATACGATGGAGATACTCCATAGGCGAGACGATAAATATGTGGCATCCGTATAAACAGTATAAGTGTTGCTTTGGTcttgcaaaaatttttaaatactttttaaacatGTATATCTAAAATTTCAAAACGTTTTAACtcaatagtttaattttacttgCTGTCGGAAAAAGATAAGTTACCTAAGGACTTTATGAAAAATGGAATCGAAAGACACTCTCAAAGTGTTTTTATGTTCAAAGTGTCTTGCTCTAAGACTAAGGATTTCGGTTTGCTCTGTTCAGGAGCCCGTTTCCTAAGACACTTTGCTTTTCAGAATCTGAAAAAAGTgtcttttgattttaaaattgttttagcTTAGTACTTAAAAGATGATTACACCTATCTGGACGCCacattacaaatttatattttttcttatattagttcaaaaggaaaacaataaaGGGTCGTTTTTAAGCCTTTaggaatataaatacattaagGTTTTTGCTTATGCTTGTGTTACTATCCAGGACAAACGCAACAGTTGAAGTTCTTCATCAAGTGAGATCAAAAACCGCGAGTTCTTCAGAACATGATGTACTCGTATATAGACATCTCTAAATCATTTATATCGAATCAGATGATGGTAAATATTCGTACACAGCTAcaataatagttttttgttatatacGTTTAAAAACCGCGAAATCTTTAGACGATAAGGGTCTATATActtacttattattttaatttaatccgAAAATCTAAATTCTTTGTAAGTTGTAAGACttcatttctttaaaaaagcattataaatttatatattcttaaacGGGTGACTCATCTACTTCATTTAAGAATGCAATATTAACACCTTAATGGCAGTCAAACAGAAAAGGCGGTTTACTTCCTTTGTATTGTCATAGCGCCAACAACCAAAAGAATAAGATGAGACCAAGTCGATTTTCCCTCTTATCAACTTCAGATAAGAATCCATGTTTATTTTCGCATTTTATTTACgatgaaaagaaaacaaaagtcgTTGAATTATAGTGATGCAGTTCGCTGGAAACCTCGAGTTCCTATATATAAGGTCCACTACGAGTTCTCGAGATCACACGTTACCAAGAACTCAAATAATTTACCACACTTATAGAAAATACCAGTTGCAATGGTGCAGATCAAATTCCTGTTCGCCTTCCTCGCTGTGTGACAACTGTTGTCCTGACCGCCAACATGGCTTCAGCCACGGATTGTCTTTCTGGAAAATTTAGCGGTCCCTGCTTTGCTTGGGACGGAGAACTTTGCAGACGCCTCTGCAAGGAGGAAAAGCGAGTCAACGGTCATTGCAGTGCCGGCATGCAGTGTTGGTGCGAAGAATGCTGATCTCCCAGTTATTTTGAAGCATTCATTATGCTCGCAAGTAATCAACACATACATATaggtacatatatgtataacaATGTTTAAGGCAcctcttaattaaaaacaattataacttTAGACACGTTCGACtaaattgaatgaaattttTACACACAAATCCATTAACGCATTACCTATcgaatgaaatatattttgtatttttatatttaatattaagaaattttcaaaagacattttcaataaaaaattgtttgttaaaaCACCAGAGTTATgtgaaaaatcattttattattatttaattattttttttcccaaacaatttttttttgcaagtgCGCAGTGTCATACCTGATCATAGACTATTATACCATTATCgagtaaaatttttaaaggattAAGTTCTTCACATACGATTGCGCACTTCTTCGGGTCCATACAAATCGAACCActaattgtaaatttttacTAAGTATGTTATGATTTTATGTCGCACGTGGAAAGTTTTACAAAACATTACGattgttcttaaaaaattatttttacttttatctCAAGTGAACTATGTACAAAAAATTGACAAGCACAGAAATGGGAAAATACTTGCTTGACCAAAATTCGCATACGtgtcgtatgagtaatttttatGGAAAATTTAAGATAATACCGTAGGGCCTTTGCACCAACATCTACCATTTAGAAGGGTGAGATTATAAttccttataaaaaaaaccgcCCTTTTGTACATACATACGCCTGTCTCAACGTCGATTtgaatttagtttagtttaaagtCGAATATTCACCGAGTGTTTAACAAAGGGCCGTTTTGCTTTTTCCACTGCCTTATGCAGACCAATACCAAAATATAAGAgatactaaatttaaaaaatacaatctCAACAGCTGagaattaaaaatgaatttgcaAAGAGGTCAAACCAAAATCCAAGTGGagccaataaaaaaacaaggacAAACGAACAAGAGATCAACATGCTTTTAATCAAACTCACCAAGTTAATTTGACTTTCTAAATTTACTCAGTGGAAAATGCTACGCACATGGACTTCAAAAATATGGACAATCGTTCAGAATTCACCCCGTGCCAACCTACAACTGTGATGCATCGCGTAGTTTTGATAAATCGAGGATTAAGGCTGTGTGCATTTTCCGCTGAATACTTCGATCTATATCTCGGAGTATATTTGTATAAGTTAACAATTAGTGTTGTTATAatagttttacatttttaccCGTTTTTAATTACCTGCAAAGAAAGAAGAGTTTTGGGATAGTTTTATCCATTTAGTTTTACAGACGAATGATGCAtaagataaaaattaaaaaaaaggtcaggtatattttaaattggtttttaatttacatacaATTTAGGAATCCCTGGAGTCCACCCCCCAGAAAAAAAGTCGCTTTCCAAATGCTTCacaaatatttggaaaatgcccacaaatttatttttgttttgcttgatttgatttcattattttctcGTCTTTTGGTTGGGACACACATCCTCCACATCGCAACCAGCCCTTTGGATGCAGCCCAGGAGAAGTGGCCGCCATCTAACATGGGGGATCCGGAGCGTGGGAGTGAGGTGGAACGGGGCGAGCGGGACGGGGAGAGGCGCTGCGTTCCGCTCGGGAAGGGCGCTTTTGGGGGGAGTCCCCTTTTCCGTtaaaaagggggcgtggctgctTGGCATGGGCGTGGCAtaaaatttgcttttaaaaatatcattacacatCACgtcaattacaatttttttgttcgttttgttttgcatttttttcggttcgtttagacatatttgttttttttttttcagtttagcgtatataaataaatgcatacACATATATACGGTAATATATAGacagtatatatatgtacgtGTACAAATAATGCAATAGACACACATCTATACAAATTATACTATATAATGgttaagtttttcttttctttttctctcgttatttgttatttgttttaaattttactttgagtgcttttttttctgttttttttggcaacaGATCTCGCGTTATTTTCTTCCTTTAAGTTTGAGGTCCGTTTCAGACACAAGATACACAATTACATAATTAAGTTTcggtttttatataaaaattaatgctCAATTACAAGGAATAACACTTAGGCGTATGTTGTCTAtaattttttacgttttttttgtttgcctgtctgcattattttcttttgcttaCCTTTCTTGAATACCTGCTCCTCgtttttagttaaaatatatGCGTACATGGGTAGaaattgtataatttgttgttttgctaATTTGATAcagtacacacacacaatttgtttttagagAGACAGATAGAGAGAGAGTATTACATTAAGGATTATATGCCTGGTTAATGCAAATATCAATTAGACAATCAGTGGAGATTCGAGTGTGGgggaaatttttgttttatttttttcgcttttttgttttttaagggAGATTTCCATTGCCGTTTCGTAGTAATTATCATTTTGCTTATACGGTAGctatataattatatagtGTATATCTAGTTGGATGACAAACATACATGTacagacacacacactgaGATGCACATTTAGTTTAGctcgaaaattagattttgCTCGGTTGTTTGTTACTGGTTTTTAtaaaggtttttgttttttcttgcTTTCTTTCGGTTGTCCTTTCTCCCTaagcctcctcctcctcctcctctacTTTCTCCTACACTAGACACACAGACATTTAGtggtatttaaatatatattatatatctaGCATTATcgctattttgtttatatggaaatttgtttgctgatcgcgcattatttttaacatacaattacaattacatttataacatacacagatacacagtaaattttatttaaccattttcaTACTAGATATCATCTCTCCATGCGTTCATCTAAttcttggttttttgtttttttgttgttttttgtgcgTTGTCGCTGGCGCCCCCGCCCCGCCCCTTTCGTGGGAGGGGCGAGTTTGGGTGGTGGGTGGAAAAAGAGGCGCAGACGATGTGGGCGGAGGGGCGGGGTCTGGGGGGCGGCGAGGGGAGGTCTCACTCAATGGATTCAACGACAAGGGACGCactacacagagaaaataCTTGACGCGTTTACATATATCACGGAAACACAACAAAGCCATcgatacaaaatatatattgtatatataaaaaataaatatacccTACTTAGCCAAGTTCTGTTGTCTCGCTCGCACACACAATCACTAATCACACACTGCACACAATAGACCCACGTATATTATATActattataaatatgtatatgccTGGCTGCTGATCCTCATTTGAATGAATCGATCGATCGATGGGCTGCCTCCTGCTAACGCTTCCTGCCTCCTTTATCTCCTCCTTCCTATGGCTATTACTAAAATGCTCTTCAGATcacccaaaaaacacaaagcACACATGGCACTGGCGCCCACATTCATACCATACACAAACGCACATTGAATCTAACTATCTCGTTTTGGCTTCGCGTCCGGCGGTCAAGTAGAAGTCCAAGTGTGCCATGGCCTGGCGGGGATCTAGGCCTAGACCATGACAAAAGCGTCCTTGCCGCAGAACAGATACGGGAACTGGTCAATCATTGTCTGGACAATGTCCTCCAGATATGGCCGCAGCTGCTCGAAGTGGCCCATGTCGGTGAAGTCGATGGGTATGAGTGTAGGCCACCAGCAGATGGCCAAGTTCTTGCTGTCCATGCTATTTAACTTAGAGTTGTCCGAGACGCTGTTGGAAATTAACGAGTGCATTGAAAAACCAAACAATAGGCAATTGGTATTTGTCCGAACTTACTGCACAAAGTGCTGGAATATGTATTTGAGTATGGCAAAGTTGATGGGCGGCAGCTTCTGAAGCAGCGATTTTAAAGCTATCAAACGGCAACTCCGGTCCGTTTTGACCTCCACATTCAGTTTGGAGTTGCCCACACCGCGGGAGCCTGCAAAAGAAAGGTTTTAAATAGGTCCATAAGGAGGTACTCTTATCTGCCACATACCGGcaatctcctccagctcctttATTATATCCTTGCTAAACAGCGGAGGGAGACGCTTAGAGAAAAAGTCCTTCAGTGCCGTGGCCACTGCGTTGACGGGAATGTCCAACGCGTCAATCTCAGTGTTAGTGTCTGcgcaaatttgaaaaattttaaccaCATTCTATGTGTTAGACCATTAAGATTTTAAGGAATTCTTACCCTCTTCGAATCGCTGGAACAGCATGTCGACGTGTGCCCTGCTTCCGGGTACCCGATAAATGCCCTCGGAATCCAGGCCCTCCTTCTCTATAAACTCCACGCACTTGTTGAGGAAGATGGGGATCTCGCCCTGCTCGGAGCTTATCATCAGCTTGCCGAACTGAGCCTCCGCGGATTCAACTAGGCCCTTGGCATTTTGTTTGAGCTTGCGCTTGAGCTTTTTCTCCTgttccttctccttctcctggAGCTTGCGCAGCCTGGCCGTTTCCTCCTTGATGCGCCGCTTCTCCAGCTTCTCAAAGTCCTTCAAGCACTTGGCGTTCATGTTGTATTCGGGCAAGTTCTCCGCACCGAAGATACCAGCAGCTGCCAGCTCCGGCACCATGGAATACTGCATGGCAAGAGAGAATATTATAAGCTGAAGTTGTAGAAAAGTTGTAGTAACTTACCTCTGGCGACTTATCGCTTTTCATGAACTCCGGAACGCCGGTTTCGGTTTTCTCTATGGAAATTCAAAGGAAAGCCAAGGAAATTAATCGTTAAGTTGAAATACATCCATGTCAAAAGAAAGGCGTTTTATTCAGATATTAAAGAAGTAAATTTGCTTGTTAAGGTGAACTAAATACCAAAAATAAGTTGTAAACGGTGCAACGGCTGCCTGACAGAATACTAAAACACTTTGACAAGAATTGTGCACCTGTCGCTGCTCCgtttagaaattatttaaatgaatgatTGCCAAATCAGAGATAAAGACAGTCCTCAGCTTCCGATGAAGATCCCAGCCCCTGGGGCAAAGGCTGGGGAGCAGagcaaaataaaacacaaagcACGACACATACTTTTCTCACCTAgcccgccgccgccgccgccaacGGCCATGCGCTGATAGTGCAGCGGAATCTCCGGCGGACTCACGTAGGAGCCGAACGGAGGAACACGCGGCGTTTGGACCGGAATGGCCaccttctttttcttctgctTCTTGGCGGCTACCGGCTTCTTGCTGGCCTTATAGTAAGCATTCTGCTGGCGCACACGTCGCTCCGTTGAGCTGGCACAGCTATCCGACTCGGTACAGTCTGGGGACGAAATGGCAGATCGGTACAAGGTATGAGTTAGAGGGTTCTTGGGTCAGGGTTTATCGAGGTGGCGCAGAGTGAGAGGTGGTGCAAAGGGACACAGAGGACAATGCTTTGGTCGAAATTGGATGATTTGTTTTCTTACCACCACAAGGAACTGTTCTTAACAAGGCATTTCAAATCTTAATCTCAATGTGTGGAGCAAGCCTGAAGTTAGTGTTactaaaaatgtaacaaaatttgtCATTACACTCGATAATTTGTCTAACTATTGATCGGAAAAAACAATGcattgtgtaaaaaaaaaataataaataaataaataactcttaaaaatatactATGAAAAATTCAAGCGTTTTAGAACTCTTTGATGTATAATATTTCAAGTAATTAATGACATTTCTCAAGAATATCACATATTTACGATATTTAACATTAAtgcagaaaataaattaaaacatgatTGTTTTGATCTAGGCTTTATGAAACATAATGGATTAGTACAAGATATATATCCTTTTTTGTTCAACGTGTGTGTCAATTTCCGGATACCTACAATTTTTTAGATATCTTAAGTTATACAGAATGCAACTAAACTACTCATTCAAAGTTCGTCACAAAACAAccgcaaaatatatatactgatttgatatatttcttatattttttcattgatGCTTTCTTTTGtatgaaaatttgaaaacttttgaaaacCTCTTgctcatatatatatagtacttAAATTCTGTCTGTTAATATCAACAGTTCATGGGGTACTTTTGTTTTCAGTGCAGGGTGAGTGATTCGGGTGAGTTATTGTTATTGGGCGAGAAAGGGTTAGTCCTAGCGAACCGATGATGGCCCGCAAATCGGGTTGATGCCGGATCAATACCTTCGTTTTCGTAGATCTGCTCGTACTCGGCCAGCTCCTCGGAGTCTTCGTCCTCGCCATCCAGCTGGGCATGGTCATAGCGCTTGCCATCCTTGTCGATCGGGTCCAGATATGAGTCCGCCATGCTGCCACTGCCGGTGCCCAGTCCCAGGCCGAGCCCAGTGCTACCCGATCCCGAACCAGAGCCCGAGCCCGAACCGGAGCCGGTGAAATTCATCTTGGCCACCGCATCGCTGACCAGCTGGAAGTTCTTCATGTTGAGCTTGCCCGGCTGCTGGGTGGGCAGGGTGAAAGTGGAGGAGCTCATGACCGGGCAATTGCGACTGGGCGTCTCGCCCACCTTCAGGGTTTGGCTGGGCCCCTTCGGGCGGATCTTGTTCAGATTGGAGTCGATGTGCCGGCGACCGGTGGTGTAGGCATGGGTCGATCCGCTGAAGTTATTCCAAATCGAGTTCTTGTTCATGTTGCGCCGCCCGTCGCTTTTGTCCTCCAGCCACTCTAGAATGGTTAGCCACGTGGGGAAAGAAGCAGAGATTCACAATTAGCCCAATCGCAGGAGATTGCCTTCGCGGGACTTCTCAAAACTATAAGTGGTACGGCTGACGGTGGACATCGGTCTTAAGCACAACTTCTCAAAACGAATGAAAACTTGTAAATATTCAATTCTGGCCGTTTGCGTCATGTTTATAAACTTTCTTTCTACTTTTATATAGACTGTTATCGGGCTAATTTTGTGATGCGTATGagcaatacaaatattaaatccATATTAGtatacaaattcaaaatacaaaaatatgtatgcaTCTGTATTAATTTCCTAAGGGTGAagtatttctttatttattcacAGAAGATAATGAaattattaagttaattttttcctAATACTTTctgtaatttatatataatgtaaTAGCAATATCATTAATTTAgtacttgtttttttaatttcctaaGGGTGAagtatttctttatttattcacAGAAGATAATGAGattattaagttaattttttcctAATACTTTTctgtaatttatatataatgtaaTAGCAATATCATTAATTTAgttcttgtttgtttaatttaatttgatagtGAAGGATTTGAAGGTACTTTGTTGGCAACTATTGCAAAGCAAGGCTGGCTTTATttctcaaataaaaaatagtttaatattgttaaaagaGTTTTAGCATTTAACCAATTTCCACCGTACTCAAAGTTAAAAATAGGGAGAGATGCAGGGGCAGGCAGCAAAATAAGCTCAATAGATTCGTGCCGGGGAGCTGGGATTTATTTCAGGCAGTGCTTCGGTTTCAAATGCAATAAACAAAGGGCTAAACTTATGTCAGCATGATAAGTGGATCGTGAGATTAACCTGCATCGTGGGTGGCCAGTGAGTCCTTGGACCCGCTTACATCCGCTGCTTGTCGGGAAACGAGAAAAACGAGAGCAAACACACGGGATCTATCAGATTTGAAAAAGATTTAAACTCCGACGAGGTATTCACAAAAAAACAGAGAGAGCAAAGCAAAAGGAGAACATGGGGAACAGCAAACGAACGAAACATCTGTACAATCGATACCCATCGATGTTGggctttggatttgttttttggttggGGTCGTGGGTCAGGGACCATGGAgatatagaatatatatatatatttatatatatatacatatacagcTTTGCTGGCAGACAGTACGGGCTCACGAAACAGAAGAGTTTACGGAAACCAAGGAGTAAAAACAGCAACGAAAAAGGGGGAGGAAGCAGGTAGAAACATCCAGGTGGTGGAGAAAGTGGAAGTGGATTGGCTGATTGAGATCCTCTGGCCAGACCTGGTGAGATATCCTTGCAGAGACAATTTATGTAATCGTTTGCCATTTACTGGCGTTCCACAAATTATACTTATACAAccaatgcaaaaaaaaatttttttttttgcttgtttgctGTATCTCGgatacaaattatataaaataatccTCCCACTCATAAAGATTCTTctttcaaaattgtttatgaccttttcaatttaaacgtgatgtttaaaaatataccttAAAAGATGTAatataaactaattaaaaaaaagtgtatgcTTTTTTTACGCAGAAAGTGTGCGCCAAGATGAAATCTAATTGGTAAAGTAGTTTAAAAATGCCGGTCAGCTTACTTTTCAATCGTGGTTTTGGGAAAACGgcattaaaatgttgttattttaaatattatttaaacattgaAGAATAGGTACTGGGGGATTTTTGTACTAATTTCTAatgaaataactaaaaatattaatataacaCAACAATTCGAACAAGACTTCagaatatatttacaattttctcttcgtttagtaatttttaaacaaactgGTAAAAAATCTCAAAtcattgttaaaaatattcatcAAACATTACCGCAATTACTTGTATATAAGAGTatatgcaaaaccaaaaataattggcttttatgaaatataaatatagtaCAAACTATTTACAGAATTTTACAACCAATCCATCATAGTTCGAGCCTATTCGCATCCTAGTTGGTTTCACATCAAATTCTTTCtcaaaatcaaagaaaaattcttaaagccCAAATATATGGAAAAGTCGGTATAGCTTTATCTTTAGGAATATCGCCAGCTTCAGCCAAAGGGAGGGATTCAAAGAGGGAGAAGAAAAGGTTAGGGAGTGAGAGGTTTGTGAAGTTTCGTTGGTGTTTTTTGAGTGATCACAataaagaaatcaaataaatcaaataaacaaacaaaaaaacctcTTAAGGATGATAACGAGATAGAGAGAGACAGATATAGATAAGAGATATAAACGAGAATATAGGagaaatatattcaaatagTTAGATTACATGTTATTTCTTCCAAACTTGATTCTGAAGCCGAAACGAATTGACTCTTATATGTGCATGTAATGAGCTGATGATCTGGAGGGGCTGGCTCTGGAGGAGTTGTTGGAGGAGGGAATATCTGGAATCCTTatatattttcgttttgttttttgttttttttttttttttttgattgagTATTGTTTGTTTGAGagcaaataatttgatttgcaataggcaaaacgacaacaacaaatacacacacagaGATAAATCGATAAAAAATGGTTAAGGTTAATcgttaattaataataatcattataGAGTATATATAGATATGGCGCATATAGGTATGGTATGGCATGGAAATGGCATGATCTCGATCTCCACGAGTTGGCAATGGAATGGGTgagtgaatgaatgaatgaatagTTTGGATGATGAAATGGGTGAGTAATCATACATGGATATATATATCGTTAATGGGTATgtagtaatatatatatatatagttcaTTGGCTATGGAGCACGAATTCTGAATGAGTTTGGTTTCTTTCTGTTTTTGGGTTTGGTTTAGCTCTAGGTGGGGCTTTTGGCATGGTCGTTTGGGATCAGTGGCCATCATGGAACTTACTTTGATGCAGGTGCTTGGGCTTTTCGTTGTTGTCATCGTAGATTTCATCTAATGATATATCTCTTTCTTCTGCAATttgcaaacaaacacaacGATTAAAAAGAGTTCAGCGGATTTCGAATCGATTGGCCTACCATTTAATGAGTTGAGAGATCGGGTAGGAAGCATTTCGTAATTTTCACTGCCGGAACCATCGGTCCCCAATGTATTGGACAGCATGTAGCTCTCGTGGCGCGGCGGCGGACGGGGCATCTGGTTAACCGAGTTCTCCAGCGTGCCCTCGCCCGAATCCAAAGTAATTGACTCCTCCACATGCAGGTTCTCCACCTCGTACTTGTTGTCCCAGGCTGTCTTCAGGAATGGATTATAGAACGCAACTGTGTTCGGACAATAAAGTTCACAATATGGTTCACAATCTAATTTGTTCAAAGATTCACTTACACTTGACATACTGATCCGCCGAAAAGGTCATGAAGCTGCCCTTAAACCGATCAGCCACCGCATTGCCCTCGGTGATCAGAAACTGACAAATATCGCTGTTGAAAAAGGCATTTACGCCCCCGCTCTCGGTCACCGCGATAATCTGCAATGGAATATTGGCATTCTGTGCTGCCAGGATGCtaaacacaaagaaaaaattaaacaaatttgccagACCTttgaaaatcttaaattttaactatgaaaaagcaaaaaaagtcaaaataaaatctaatttttaatgtattattattattccctAGCTCTATAATTGGTTAAGATGTTGATTTTggtgcattttttgttttgttactAGTCTAGAGCATAACTCACCTAAGATTTGCCAACGAGGATCGACGCTTGGCGgagtaaaagtaaatatagCCATGGATTAGCTCATCGCGATACTGGCTAGTTCCGTGATATGAGGAAAGAATAAACTCGACCCGCCGCTTGGCATCGCCAATAAAGACGTCGACGATTATAGAGTGTTCGCTGGCCTTGACCAGCGTAGATTCCGCTACCAGCGGCTGGACAATGTTTTCAATGTCGTACTGATCGCCACAGAAGATGCAGCACAAAATTCGCAGGTCCGTGTGATTGGAGGGATATGGCTCGTAGCTCTTCATCTCGGTCAGCTTTAGCGACAAGATGACGA of Drosophila gunungcola strain Sukarami unplaced genomic scaffold, Dgunungcola_SK_2 000136F, whole genome shotgun sequence contains these proteins:
- the LOC128265564 gene encoding rho GTPase-activating protein 190 isoform X5; this encodes MRQFNISVIGLSGTEKDRGQVGVGKSCLCNRFMRPMADDYFIDHISVLSQSDFSGRIVNNDHFLYWGDVRKTTDEGVEYQFNIIEQTEFMDDSTFQAFKVGKMDPYSKRCTATKVFSAEKLMYICKNQLGIEKEYEQKVMPDGRLSIDGFVVVFDVSPVPNRSVEKQVEFVQNVIATILKNKKPLVLVTTKNDDAYELYVREAEKISQRKDYKSTVQLIETSAHESINIDLAFLLLAQMIDKVKNRVKIISYQESAKSRKELLDTRSEAVTRLIRNQITDYHVLWSQGSKMLSQYREWNEFLNIFGHEAGQKLFRRHMKKLRDDHLNKKLHQYLDKFALALEYLLPDIGALNISDDDAWECARNYLQNHIEFEQYFFEYPQASWTELVDMDEAEDEARIPFDVLETSEAETVFRNYLNSVQQDKKKIGWKQQFKMLLEESGFVTPGKQLSEVRVLFMGRECFEALSEHDCQQIYDIHQDEIIEKSKQNFVELLLEHAQYFLQFKNVDNITQEDVRQITDVIQEDSRYKMLDRLDQERRVMLVQHLRFIHCPIRDHCPFFYNCVDSLIEEVLSDKSASNHKTPSSGGWKNSGSGTDRTLNLLIVGSEHLASDLLNDIRICTGSKGEYIYENQTYYLNYRIANGDMEAFKAIDVYSSGLICVYSNQQSFETLKDNLERTLLCNLELEDKFENLPIVLVYQPQDLKENEVEYLRNEGMRLSEMLHCDFIDHTQNHQKYVYDILNIVILSLKLTEMKSYEPYPSNHTDLRILCCIFCGDQYDIENIVQPLVAESTLVKASEHSIIVDVFIGDAKRRVEFILSSYHGTSQYRDELIHGYIYFYSAKRRSSLANLSILAAQNANIPLQIIAVTESGGVNAFFNSDICQFLITEGNAVADRFKGSFMTFSADQYVKFAFYNPFLKTAWDNKYEVENLHVEESITLDSGEGTLENSVNQMPRPPPRHESYMLSNTLGTDGSGSENYEMLPTRSLNSLNEERDISLDEIYDDNNEKPKHLHQKWLEDKSDGRRNMNKNSIWNNFSGSTHAYTTGRRHIDSNLNKIRPKGPSQTLKVGETPSRNCPVMSSSTFTLPTQQPGKLNMKNFQLVSDAVAKMNFTGSGSGSGSGSGSGSTGLGLGLGTGSGSMADSYLDPIDKDGKRYDHAQLDGEDEDSEELAEYEQIYENEDCTESDSCASSTERRVRQQNAYYKASKKPVAAKKQKKKKVAIPVQTPRVPPFGSYVSPPEIPLHYQRMAVGGGGGGLEKTETGVPEFMKSDKSPEYSMVPELAAAGIFGAENLPEYNMNAKCLKDFEKLEKRRIKEETARLRKLQEKEKEQEKKLKRKLKQNAKGLVESAEAQFGKLMISSEQGEIPIFLNKCVEFIEKEGLDSEGIYRVPGSRAHVDMLFQRFEEDTNTEIDALDIPVNAVATALKDFFSKRLPPLFSKDIIKELEEIAGSRGVGNSKLNVEVKTDRSCRLIALKSLLQKLPPINFAILKYIFQHFVHVSDNSKLNSMDSKNLAICWWPTLIPIDFTDMGHFEQLRPYLEDIVQTMIDQFPYLFCGKDAFVMV
- the LOC128265564 gene encoding rho GTPase-activating protein 190 isoform X4 — translated: MRQFNISVIGLSGTEKDRGQVGVGKSCLCNRFMRPMADDYFIDHISVLSQSDFSGRIVNNDHFLYWGDVRKTTDEGVEYQFNIIEQTEFMDDSTFQAFKVGKMDPYSKRCTATKVFSAEKLMYICKNQLGIEKEYEQKVMPDGRLSIDGFVVVFDVSPVPNRSVEKQVEFVQNVIATILKNKKPLVLVTTKNDDAYELYVREAEKISQRKDYKSTVQLIETSAHESINIDLAFLLLAQMIDKVKNRVKIISYQESAKSRKELLDTRSEAVTRLIRNQITDYHVLWSQGSKMLSQYREWNEFLNIFGHEAGQKLFRRHMKKLRDDHLNKKLHQYLDKFALALEYLLPDIGALNISDDDAWECARNYLQNHIEFEQYFFEYPQASWTELVDMDEAEDEARIPFDVLETSEAETVFRNYLNSVQQDKKKIGWKQQFKMLLEESGFVTPGKQLSEVRVLFMGRECFEALSEHDCQQIYDIHQDEIIEKSKQNFVELLLEHAQYFLQFKNVDNITQEDVRQITDVIQEDSRYKMLDRLDQERRVMLVQHLRFIHCPIRDHCPFFYNCVDSLIEEVLSDKSASNHKTPSSGGWKNSGSGTDRTLNLLIVGSEHLASDLLNDIRICTGSKGEYIYENQTYYLNYRIANGDMEAFKAIDVYSSGLICVYSNQQSFETLKDNLERTLLCNLELEDKFENLPIVLVYQPQDLKENEVEYLRNEGMRLSEMLHCDFIDHTQNHQKYVYDILNIVILSLKLTEMKSYEPYPSNHTDLRILCCIFCGDQYDIENIVQPLVAESTLVKASEHSIIVDVFIGDAKRRVEFILSSYHGTSQYRDELIHGYIYFYSAKRRSSLANLSILAAQNANIPLQIIAVTESGGVNAFFNSDICQFLITEGNAVADRFKGSFMTFSADQYVKFAFYNPFLKTAWDNKYEVENLHVEESITLDSGEGTLENSVNQMPRPPPRHESYMLSNTLGTDGSGSENYEMLPTRSLNSLNEERDISLDEIYDDNNEKPKHLHQKWLEDKSDGRRNMNKNSIWNNFSGSTHAYTTGRRHIDSNLNKIRPKGPSQTLKVGETPSRNCPVMSSSTFTLPTQQPGKLNMKNFQLVSDAVAKMNFTGSGSGSGSGSGSGSTGLGLGLGTGSGSMADSYLDPIDKDGKRYDHAQLDGEDEDSEELAEYEQIYENEDCTESDSCASSTERRVRQQNAYYKASKKPVAAKKQKKKKVAIPVQTPRVPPFGSYVSPPEIPLHYQRMAVGGGGGGLGEKKKTETGVPEFMKSDKSPEYSMVPELAAAGIFGAENLPEYNMNAKCLKDFEKLEKRRIKEETARLRKLQEKEKEQEKKLKRKLKQNAKGLVESAEAQFGKLMISSEQGEIPIFLNKCVEFIEKEGLDSEGIYRVPGSRAHVDMLFQRFEEDTNTEIDALDIPVNAVATALKDFFSKRLPPLFSKDIIKELEEIAGSRGVGNSKLNVEVKTDRSCRLIALKSLLQKLPPINFAILKYIFQHFVHVSDNSKLNSMDSKNLAICWWPTLIPIDFTDMGHFEQLRPYLEDIVQTMIDQFPYLFCGKDAFVMV